The Salvelinus alpinus chromosome 25, SLU_Salpinus.1, whole genome shotgun sequence genomic sequence TGTGTTGGGGCCTTTCCGACAGCGTGGCGCGAGGGCACCTGATCCCGGCCCAGACGCACCAGTGTCACACGGATTCAGAGCCCAGGAATCTGCACATAGGCAATAAATAGTCCCGGGTGGTGAGCGCACCCAATGCTTATGCACTTTTTGTTTTTACATCCAGCGCGTAGAAAGTGATTATAATGTGCAGCaatataattgtattttttttttattcttgtcGTTTCATGTAGGCTAACTTTGTTTGCCACCATATTCTTCTAAttttaatatattttatttttacgcATATATAATAATATGATGTTGCTTTATACAGAACACATGTATAAATAGTCATTTTCTCACCATGCCAGCGATTTTAGGACAATAtttgtcccccctcctccccttgaCATATTTAAGACAGATATCTGAGGTTTAGAAGTCTTGTTTGGACAACCAGTAACGTtcacaaaatgtatttttaaaatacTCTGGTCACACGGTATAAAATTAGTAGTTTGCTCTTGAGTGAGGTCGTTGAATGACTTGTAGTCATTAGGGGTCAACAAGGGGGGGTGGCAGCCTACACGCTGACATGAACATCTGTGCAACCGCTGAAAAGGGGCGGGCCATTGGGCCAACTCCACTGGCGCATATTTACGCACGAATGTATCTTTATCCAACATAAAACAATTAGGCTAAACTTCTATTTGTTCAAAATATAAAAATTGCGAGGATGAAAACTCACTCCTAAAtcttgtttttctatgtttgtgtCTTTTAAGTGAAGCATTGCTATATCCTTGGTTTTCCCAATTGATGACAAATATTTACTCCCTCTTTAATCAGATGATGTGTAAACCAACCCATTGGCCCCAGTGTTATCTAATGCTAGTATTGACATTAACAAAGATATGGTTGCGCcttcagaggagaggaaccaAATTAGTTATTTTTAAGGAGTCAGCATATTCTTATTCTCATGCATTAGAGGTCGGAACAAAGCTCAGTGAGCTGCAGCAACAGAGAACAGTGGGCAGACCCAGGACTTTGAGTGACGGGCCCAGTAAAATATATCGGTGAGGAAGTTCTGGTAGGGTGGGCCTTTTGCCAGAGCGGCGCGTTGGAGCGGGTGAATGGATGACGTCGGGAGACTGGCGCCAGGCTGTCTGGGACGGGCGCGTTAGATCAACACAGCTGGGGTGGAATAGGACACACAGCTGGCGCGAGGGTACATTCCTCCACAAAACAGGATTGTGAGAAAAGGGAAAATAAGACCAAATAGGAACAGAGGGGACACGGTTTGACAAAAAAAATGCAGGGGTTAAAAAGAAAGAGAAGAATATAGAACTTATTTTGAGTTAGTGTTCATCCCGAAGTTTATTCACAACAACATAGCCCGAATGTTGTTCTCTGTCATGGTTAACTGCAGCTTTCACATTAGTATGGATTTCGtttttgttttatctttattttatttgacattaAAAATATCAAAGAAGATTAATTGATAGTGGTATAGACAATATCCAGCTAGGCCTATACAACATCTTTTGGATGAAGAAATGTGAAAACCATCACTTTTTAAACGGCTTATAATTATAGGATTTTCAAGGCTTGACAAGTCTTAAAATCATGTGATGCCAAAGAGGTGGAAAAATAATTACTGACGCCACGATGTCTGCAAAGTCATGAGAGGAACGCATTGGCGTTAAAACCGTAACGGTAACGCGTGGCTTCAATTTGATAAAGGAAGAAGATCCAGAGAGTAAGCCTACATTTGTCTTGGCACAGGCACAATCTGTCAGTGAGCAAAACAGACATATTTGGGTCTATTAACCAAGTAGAATGTGTCTTGTTGGATAGTTTATGTATTCAGTGCTCACCAAAATTATGTTTTGTTGATTATAGACTATTACCTGAAATGAGGAGTGTAATTGCCGATAGGATTGACTAGCATTATTGCTTGAATTTCTCATTCcttctgttccccccccccccccccccccctacctcgcCCCCGTAGGTGACGTTTGAACAGCCAATCATAAACCCCAAGCTTCTCAGAACAACCAGGAAGTCTCCACACTGGCTAATCAGAGCACGAGGGTGTATTTATTTGTGAGAATGGGCGGCGACTGACTGACAAGGGTGTATAAAGCCACCCTCACACCAACACCGAAGTACAGTAGCTGGTTGTTGCCTTAGCCTCTCACCTTAGCCTCTCACTTGTCACATTGAATTAACTAATTGTAGGCTACTTTAAAAACATGAAAGCCATCAGTCCTATGAGATCTGTCAGAAGCTGCTACGAAGCTGTCCGCTGCATTTCGGAGCAGAGCCTCTCCATCACCCGGAATAAGCCATCTATGGAGGAACCCGTGGGCGCGTTGTGCGATATGAATGACTGCTACTCCAAACTGAAGGAGCTGGTACCGAGCATCCCACAGAACAAGTCCGTCAGCCAAGTGGAAATTCTGCAACACGTCATCGACTACATATTCGACCTACAAATCGCGCTGGAAGACGAGTCTTCAGCGACAACCACGCCTGATTTGGTGCTGTCACTAAAGGTGAGGATGGTTACCCGCTCCCGCCCCCGTTATGTTGGATTTATTGCATTGTCTCATAGTTTCCGTTGTATCAAATTGACGCGTACGTAAAGGAAAACGTAGCTTTTATTTTTGCTGTGTTAACATATGAACAATAGCCTATGTGATGTTGGAAAGCATTTATGTTAACTGTCACATTGTTACATGATGCACGATCAAAATATAACCAAATATCAGTGCAGGCCTCGACTGTTATGTCGTTGCATTACATGTAACCATAAATACATCTACTGCACGCGTCCTTGTTTATGTCTTGCTGTCAGTGAGGCTAATAATTTCGGTGTTAGCGGCTATAATATTTCTCTTATTTTTTTTCCCACGAAGAATGCAGACCTTGCACGCAATTTCTCCCAAGAAGATGGACGGTTGTGCCGTTAAAGAGGAGGAATAGGCCTATAACGTCCATATATGGTATGTAGCCAATCTATAGTCATCTATGCTTGTGTTATTACTGTTGCATTACATGTATCCAATATAATAACCGACTTGCTGTGACGTGGCTGGCAATGGCAATGAACTGCTTCAATGAAACTGTGTCAACAAACTGCATacctctaaaaaaaaaaaatgatgtagCCTTATTTTCTAAGATGATTCATAGCAATAAATAGCAATGTCAGGCACTGTTACTGGAAATGAAGGGGGCATTGATATGCAGGGAAATAGTCTAGTCCCCTTTCCTCTCTTATCTCCCACTCACCATGGTTGCCAATTAGCCAAGCCAGTGAATGTGTGGTGAATTCATTGCTATCAGCCTGGGGTTGGTGAATGTGTGGTGGATTCATTGCTATCAGCCTGGGGTTAGTGAATGTGTGGTGGATTCATTGCTATCAGCCTGGGGTTAGTGAAAGTTCCACACCAGGCGCCAGTCTGTCTGTTCCACCTCCAAggcggagggagggagtgtgagagaggcagagagagagcactgtCCTGACTTAACTttgtcttccctttctctctgtgtgcAGGTGCAGAGAAACACATCTCCACTTCACTCTGGGCAAGAGGACAATAGGGCCAGAAAGATGGTCTGGGATAGGTATTTAGAGTGGGAGAGAAGAGGCCTCTTTAGTTCTCAGATCTGGGCAAGAGAACAAGAGGGCCAGAAAGAAGGTCTGGGATAGGTATTTAGAGTGGGAGAAAAGAGGACTCTTTAGTTctcagatggatggatggatcacCCTCTTGTTTTCTGTCCTCTTGTCACCAGAAGTGACATAAACAACACACCAAAGCAGAAAAAGATTTGAAtgggctctctctctgcctctgtccctctctcgctctgtctctgtccctctctctcgctctgtctctgtccctctctctgtctctgtccctctctgtctgtctctctctctgcctctgtccctctctctctgtctctctctctctctgcctctgtccctctctctctctctctctctctctctctctctctctctctctctctctctctctgtctctgtccctctctctctctctctgcctctgtccctctttctctctctctctgtctctgtccctctctgtctctctctctgtccttctctctctctctgtctctctctgtctctgtccctctcagtTGGGGTTTTGTATCCCTCTGAATGTATCGATACATCAAGCTTTGTTGATTTATCTTTTTGTGTTTACATTCCAAACAAAACCTTTTAGATTGACCTTCCAATATTTTGTTACACCTCCCCCatccttcctcccttccctcctctcctagcCAGTCCTAAAACCCTATCACTTAATTCTCTCTTCATATCCTCTGTTATCTTATAATTTGAAGGTTTTCGCAACTTGGTCAAATTGTGTAAAGATCTATTTTGGTCACTGTGATCTGTGAAGGAGATGGGTTAAATGAATGTGGTCTTGTGTGGGGGTCCTTGGTTAGAATCACAACTCTGTAATAGAGTtgattgtaaatgtttgtagggaTTGTTTATTtctacggacaatgtcaaataatTGCTGAGTTTTATAaactttttcttttttaaatcaaAGTCTGGGTTGTATGTACGTTTTTATGTAATAAAATGACAAAATGTTGTGAACGTTCTGTGAAGTGCTGTAGCTTTTTTTTCTTTGTTTAACTTTAGGTTtgggcgtcccaaatggcaccctattccctttatagtgcactacatatggccataccctttatagtgcactacatatggccataccctttatagtgcactacatatggccataccctttatagtgcactacatatggccataccctttatagtgcactacatatggccataccctttatagggcactacataTGGCCATAGTAGTGctcgatatagggaatagggtgccgttcgggatgcatatatatttatatagctaAGTATGGTAGATGATTGGCTTGAGGTTCTCTTATGATTGAATGACATACTTTGATATGACAGGATGTACCTGTATTAAATAGAAGATTGAGGTCTTGTGGTTGGAAATCAAATGACGGGGTGTttcctgtatctctctcagttttTCCATGAGCCGTAACATAAGCAGCAATCTCTATGTGGTAACGATGATGCTATTCAGAGGAGTTGACACCTAGTTGCAAATTACACTACTTGTATGATATAATATACT encodes the following:
- the LOC139553872 gene encoding DNA-binding protein inhibitor ID-3-A-like, with protein sequence MKAISPMRSVRSCYEAVRCISEQSLSITRNKPSMEEPVGALCDMNDCYSKLKELVPSIPQNKSVSQVEILQHVIDYIFDLQIALEDESSATTTPDLVLSLKNADLARNFSQEDGRLCR